One stretch of Camelus bactrianus isolate YW-2024 breed Bactrian camel chromosome 21, ASM4877302v1, whole genome shotgun sequence DNA includes these proteins:
- the CD247 gene encoding T-cell surface glycoprotein CD3 zeta chain isoform X2 has protein sequence MRAAAAQTFGLLDPKLCYLLDGILFIYGVVITALFLRAKFSGSADVAAYQQGQNQVYNELNLGRREEYAVLDKRGGLDPEMGGKPRRKNPQDIVYNELRKDKMAEAYSEIGMKSENQRRRGKGQDGLYQGLSAATKDTYDALHMQTLHPR, from the exons ATGAGGGCTGCAG CGGCACAGACCTTCGGCCTGCTCGATCCCAAACTCTGCTACCTGTTGGATGGGATCCTCTTCATCTATGGCGTCGTTATCACTGCTCTGTTCCTGAGAGCGAAG TTCAGCGGGAGCGCGGACGTCGCCGCCTACCAGCAGGGCCAGAACCAGGTCTACAAC gAGCTCAATCTGGGACGAAGGGAGGAGTATGCCGTTTTGGATAAGAGAGGGGGCCTGGACCCTGAAATGGGAGGGAAACCG AGGAGGAAGAACCCCCAGGACATCGTGTACAAT GAGCTGCGAAAAGACAAGATGGCGGAGGCCTACAGCGAGATCGGGATGAAAAGCGAG AACCAGCGGCGAAGAGGCAAGGGGCAGGACGGCCTTTACCAG GGGCTCAGTGCGGCCACCAAAGACACCTATGATGCTCTCCACATGCAGACCCTGCACCCTCGCTAA
- the CD247 gene encoding T-cell surface glycoprotein CD3 zeta chain isoform X1 yields MRAAAAQTFGLLDPKLCYLLDGILFIYGVVITALFLRAKFSGSADVAAYQQGQNQVYNELNLGRREEYAVLDKRGGLDPEMGGKPQRRKNPQDIVYNELRKDKMAEAYSEIGMKSENQRRRGKGQDGLYQGLSAATKDTYDALHMQTLHPR; encoded by the exons ATGAGGGCTGCAG CGGCACAGACCTTCGGCCTGCTCGATCCCAAACTCTGCTACCTGTTGGATGGGATCCTCTTCATCTATGGCGTCGTTATCACTGCTCTGTTCCTGAGAGCGAAG TTCAGCGGGAGCGCGGACGTCGCCGCCTACCAGCAGGGCCAGAACCAGGTCTACAAC gAGCTCAATCTGGGACGAAGGGAGGAGTATGCCGTTTTGGATAAGAGAGGGGGCCTGGACCCTGAAATGGGAGGGAAACCG CAGAGGAGGAAGAACCCCCAGGACATCGTGTACAAT GAGCTGCGAAAAGACAAGATGGCGGAGGCCTACAGCGAGATCGGGATGAAAAGCGAG AACCAGCGGCGAAGAGGCAAGGGGCAGGACGGCCTTTACCAG GGGCTCAGTGCGGCCACCAAAGACACCTATGATGCTCTCCACATGCAGACCCTGCACCCTCGCTAA